The DNA segment AATAGAAGAAtaattgttttgaatttttcattttCAGAAGAGAAAGAGGTTTGAAAGATTTAAAATGTGGACAACACGATATGCATAAGAAGCTTCCTTGGTTAATAGATTATGAAACTTCATATAACCTCTTCAATCAATAGTTACATTCTAATGACACTTTATAGCAACTATTTAACGCGTATGTATGGACATCGGACAGGAGTTTATGACATAGTGTAGCATGGACTTTATATTGAAATACTAATTAACCAATTTGATCTTAGAACTAAATATGAAAACATGCTAAAATCCGTTATAGgttagtttttattaaaattctaaGTCATCGACTTCTTTGAACTTCCGATGTTATATATAGACTTGTAAGTTGTAAGATCAAACATAGCGACAGAACGAAATTTTGTGATTGTTAGGTAGCATGATTTTATACTGAGAACTAGCCAATTTGTTCTTAGAATGAAATTGATAAATTTCACGGCATAAAATATGTCACAGACTACTTTCTTAACAAACAAAAAGCAGAAGTCTAGAATTTTTAACTTAAGAAGTCAAACGCATGTCTTCATATATGCATGCACCGATGCACGTTGAAAAAACAAAAGGATTTGTGGCTGTTAGGTAGAGATTTCTTTCCATGGATATGAATATATCTACTTTACATGTTGAAGAAAAATAGGTGTTTTGAATTTCATGTTGCTGAAAAAGTGTTTTGAAAGATGTAAAATGTAGACAAGAAAACAGAGAATTTGCTAAGTACGATTTTTGTATTATCACTTAACAAAACaataaccatataaaataatttgCAATGATACCACACTTTTAAATGAGAATAATTAGTGGCTCaaagtctttaaaaaaaaaacaatgtttaaaagataaaaatatacaGTCTATCTCCAAACATCAATAtccaaaaaacaataaaaacaatCAGAAATCAAAATCTTCACTATCATCAATCTCATGGTCCAATAAAACCCAAGACCCATCATCTTGCTGGACCATACCTTTGTTTTTAAGGACCCTCCAATGTCCTGGGATCATGTATTGGTCTTTTAACCCGTCGACTGATTTGTTGACCAGTCCAATGTCTCTTTTCACATCGAGTCTAAATAAGTCAGCACTGCTCGTGCCCTGAGTCCCTGCAACGCCGTGCAAGTAAGATTCTAGGCAGTGAAACGTCGCGAAGTTTCCTGGAGTTTTCATGTATTGTGACTTTCTTGTGTCTATTGGAAACTCGTCACCAACTTCGGCGTAACCTAAGGGTGGATAGATCGGAACTACGTCCGGTAGATTCCTTACCCGTAACACTCTGATATCTTCTAATCTGTTTTGGTTTGATTACACAGATTGATTATAAGTCCCgttttatttaaacaaaatgTACAACCATGTAAGAAAACACTAATGTTCACAAAATTCAGATAAAATATGGATGTTCAGATAAACTATCCATTCTAATATGAATATCCTGTTTTGTAAGATTCTTATATacctataaattaatttatgaatagttaattatctttaaacaaaaaaagaatagttaATTATCATTTTCATAGCTTTTACTAACTATGTGATTTTGAATTCTAATAATTTTCGAGTCGTTGTATTTTTTCTAAACACACTCATTCGTTTATTCATCTAAATTTGACtcatcaaaataaattaaaaagggTATTTTGTGTTAAATTATATGACAGTTATGTTGTAAAATATGGATAGATTGGACAGACGTACCCGGAGAAGAGTTTCTTGTATTCAGAATTTCCAACACGAGGACTAGCAAAGACAAAGGCCGTAACGGGACAAGATTTCCCAAGACGGCTCTTTGGTCGGTTATAACCATTAGCCACTATATCCGTAGCATTAAGAGTTGCGAGCGCAGCTCCAAGACTATGACCACAAATACTTATACTAACCTCTTCGTCCTTATACTTCTCCAACAATCTCCCAAGCTCTTGcaatacctttttattttattttcaaaagttttatgtcAAGAAATTTTCTCTAAATACCAAAAGGGTAAAAAATCATCGTTTAAAATGTGAATTATACGTTACCTGATCACGAGCATTGGCCTTATTAAAATGTGATCGTTCGTCCTCGGACATGTAGATTGAGTGCCAACCTTGATGAATTTGTACTTGATTATATTTCTCACCGAATATCTTTTTAGCATTCACTAAACTGAAATCGAAGTCGCTGACCCATTCAAGTGGTTGCACTGAGCCCCTCCAAGCGATGACTATATCTCTTCGACCAAGAACCGCCGTCCCTTGGTCATCTGTCACCGCCACATAACCCATCCAG comes from the Brassica rapa cultivar Chiifu-401-42 chromosome A01, CAAS_Brap_v3.01, whole genome shotgun sequence genome and includes:
- the LOC103856580 gene encoding phospholipase A1-IIgamma: MDEEDKNVTRCFSFTRITKKKKKKEEEKVIVSREIAKRWRDLSGQNHWKGLLQPLDQDLRQYIIHYGEMAQAGYDTFNINTESKYAGASIYSRKDFFAKVGLEKAHPYTKYKVTKFLYATSEIHVPEAFLLFPVSREGWSKESNWMGYVAVTDDQGTAVLGRRDIVIAWRGSVQPLEWVSDFDFSLVNAKKIFGEKYNQVQIHQGWHSIYMSEDERSHFNKANARDQVLQELGRLLEKYKDEEVSISICGHSLGAALATLNATDIVANGYNRPKSRLGKSCPVTAFVFASPRVGNSEYKKLFSGLEDIRVLRVRNLPDVVPIYPPLGYAEVGDEFPIDTRKSQYMKTPGNFATFHCLESYLHGVAGTQGTSSADLFRLDVKRDIGLVNKSVDGLKDQYMIPGHWRVLKNKGMVQQDDGSWVLLDHEIDDSEDFDF